One stretch of Armigeres subalbatus isolate Guangzhou_Male chromosome 2, GZ_Asu_2, whole genome shotgun sequence DNA includes these proteins:
- the LOC134209813 gene encoding uncharacterized protein LOC134209813 has translation MSTEEFHLWNRDNLRRLNKALHGKARTTVEPLLSSPDNVDQVIRMLKSNFGRTEWVVANRLEALRNLDAIKEGSIESFRAFYNAVVGTKIAMHNVKADNYLKQMWIRHKAALIKEDVVVDFNTFVRWLEDEMDNQLASINPVFGAKKPNNQVKPRQVVFNVNSREEVAEKKCPLCSVSSHSSLEKCEQFRKLSVAQRRSTAKSCKVCYVCLLSDHARRNCKSDKKCSICNKNHHDLVHSDDVSRNNRPSRSDVASNVCNINGKNVNTLLRVAKVKVCGPNGIEEVFALFDEGSSLSMMDADVATRIGLHGRTSTVNYRWTNGISHKEEHSMILSFNISGPSEQAKWFKASCIHTVKNLDLPCRDFMKPHVLASTKSFQN, from the exons ATGTCCACTGAGGAGTTCCATCTTTGGAATCGTGATAACCTCAGAAGGCTAAACAAAGCACTGCATGGAAAAGCACGCACGACCGTGGAGCCATTGCTGTCGTCCCCGGATAATGTCGATCAAGTTATAAGGATGCTGAAATCGAACTTCGGGCGCACAGAATGGGTTGTAGCCAATCGGTTGGAAGCGCTTAGAAATTTGGATGCCATCAAAGAAGGAAGTATCGAATCATTCCGAGCCTTCTACAATGCGGTGGTCGGCACAAAAATTGCGATGCATAATGTTAAGGCAGATAACTACCT CAAGCAGATGTGGATTCGACACAAGGCAGCGCTAATAAAAGAAGACGTCGTGGTAGATTTCAACACTTTCGTCCGCTGGTTGGAGGATGAGATGGACAATCAACTAGCCAGCATCAACCCCGTGTTTGGAGCCAAGAAGCCGAATAACCAGGTGAAGCCGAGACAGGTCGTCTTCAACGTCAACAGTCGCGAAGAAGTAGCAGAAAAGAAGTGTCCCCTGTGCTCGGTAAGTTCGCATTCTAGTCTAGAAAAATGTGAGCAATTCCGTAAACTTTCGGTTGCACAACGTCGTTCTACTGCCAAATCGTGCAAAGTTTGCTACGTCTGCCTGTTATCGGATCACGCTAGGAGAAATTGCAAATCCGataaaaaatgttcaatttgcaACAAAAATCACCACGACCTGGTCCATAGCGACGATGTTTCTAGGAATAACAGGCCCAGCCGGTCGGATGTAGCGTCGAACGTGTGTAACATAAATGGCAAGAACGTCAATACACTGCTTCGTGTTGCCAAAGTCAAAGTTTGTGGTCCAAATGGCATCGAAGAAGTGTTTGCCCTGTTCGACGAAGGTTCATCGTTGTCTATGATGGATGCAGATGTTGCGACACGAATTGGATTACATGGACGGACTTCCACAGTAAACTACCGATGGACGAACGGCATTTCGCATAAGGAGGAGCATTCAATGATACTGTCATTCAACATCTCTGGGCCGTCGGAACAAGCAAAGTGGTTTAAAGCCAGTTGCATCCACACTGTGAAGAACCTCGATCTACCCTGTCGTGACTTCATGAAACCGCACGTCCTCGCGTCAACGAAATCGTTTCAAAACTGA
- the LOC134209815 gene encoding uncharacterized protein LOC134209815, whose amino-acid sequence MLDEDKLNAVQNARPCMLIGSNNAGLIVLLKTVQYSLDGLQLTRCHLGWTIHGVIEPNGAGDSDNHAFLCSEDDDIELTELIKQMYKVENFGIIGQLPKISDEDQRAIDIMNRTIMRRGERFEVGQIYKYNNFTFPDSKPQALRRLQVMEKKMDSNPDFAAKYCSKIEDCIEKGYARKLEPDELHETSNTWYLPHFSVETAGKFRLVMDAKAKSHGFSLNDLLLKGPDFVPPLIAVLMRARRKKFAFVADIKEMFHQILIRRVDQDSQRFFFRGMDRSMPPDVYVMMVMIFGAVSSPSMAQFIKNFNAKELEEVFPGVERAVLKQHYVDDFFDCADTEEDAVELVQRVIKVHKHGGFKLTKFLSNSEVILNSLDRESIAENDTGTTSVLGIVWDLRSDEFVFSLEFPKLIECFRTGESIPTKRQLLRFMMGIFDPLCLLSPITIQLKIIFQELWRLQIGWDDEIPDGLASRWNEWLRETAKLKEVRVSRYYFPELPSFSNAELHAFSDASDKAFACAIYMVHRQGR is encoded by the coding sequence ATGCTCGATGAGGATAAGCTGAACGCGGTTCAAAACGCTCGCCCCTGCATGCTAATCGGTTCGAACAACGCAGGCTTGATTGTGCTATTGAAAACAGTTCAATATTCACTGGATGGACTGCAGTTGACACGTTGTCACTTGGGCTGGACTATACATGGCGTAATCGAACCCAACGGAGCTGGAGATTCTGACAATCATGCGTTTCTATGCTCTGAGGACGATGACATCGAACTAACGGAGTTAATCAAGCAGATGTACAAAGTGGAAAACTTCGGAATCATTGGGCAACTGCCGAAGATATCAGACGAGGATCAACGCGCCATTGATATCATGAACCGTACAATTATGCGCCGCGGAGAGCGCTTCGAAGTGGGACAAATCTATAAATATAACAACTTTACGTTCCCGGACAGCAAACCGCAAGCCCTCAGGCGCCTTCAAGTCATGGAAAAGAAAATGGACTCAAATCCTGATTTCGCTGCAAAGTACTGTAGCAAAATAGAAGACTGCATCGAAAAAGGATACGCTCGGAAGCTGGAACCTGATGAGCTTCATGAAACTTCAAACACCTGGTACCTGCCACACTTCAGCGTGGAAACCGCCGGGAAATTTCGACTGGTTATGGATGCCAAAGCAAAATCCCACGGTTTCTCTCTCAACGATCTGTTGCTGAAGGGCCCCGACTTCGTTCCTCCATTGATTGCGGTTCTGATGCGTGCACGAAGGAAGAAGTTCGCCTTTGTAGCAGACATAAAGGAAATGTTCCACCAGATCCTTATTCGTCGAGTGGATCAGGACTCCCAGCGTTTCTTTTTCCGAGGCATGGATCGCTCCATGCCACCCGACGTGTATGTAATGATGGTGATGATTTTCGGAGCTGTGTCCTCTCCTTCCATGGCgcaattcattaaaaatttcaacGCCAAAGAGTTGGAAGAAGTGTTTCCCGGCGTGGAACGAGCCGTTTTGAAGCAACACTATGTGGACGACTTTTTTGATTGCGCGGACACCGAGGAGGACGCTGTTGAACTTGTTCAGCGTGTCATCAAGGTACATAAGCACGGCGGATTTAAGCTAACCAAATTTTTGTCAAACTCTGAAGTGATCCTGAATTCACTGGATAGAGAATCGATCGCTGAGAATGATACAGGTACCACTAGTGTGCTTGGCATAGTTTGGGACCTTCGTTCTGATGAGTTCGTGTTTTCGTTGGAATTCCCAAAGCTAATTGAATGTTTCCGAACCGGCGAGAGTATTCCTACAAAACGACAGTTATTAAGGTTCATGATGGGCATCTTCGATCCGTTGTGTCTGCTTAGCCCAATCACAATACAGTTGAAGATAATTTTCCAGGAACTATGGCGTCTGCAGATAGGCTGGGACGATGAGATTCCAGATGGTTTGGCTTCGAGATGGAATGAGTGGTTGCGTGAAACTGCGAAGCTGAAAGAAGTTCGTGTCTCAAGGTACTATTTCCCTGAGCTACCATCGTTTTCCAATGCCGAACTGCATGCTTTCTCTGACGCGAGTGACAAGGCCTTCGCTTGTGCGATTTACATGGTTCATCGTCAGGGAAGGTAA